One genomic segment of Odocoileus virginianus isolate 20LAN1187 ecotype Illinois chromosome 33, Ovbor_1.2, whole genome shotgun sequence includes these proteins:
- the TLCD3B gene encoding ceramide synthase isoform X2: protein MPLLFVLGCIFFPLSFAVLCWGLQNHSNLRMEKQEAVLVASKLVSSVQAVMASTAGYIVSTSCKHIIDDQHWLSSAYTQFAVPYFIYDIYAMFLCHWHKHQVKGHGGDEGSTRVPGSTWAVARGYLHKEFLMVLHHAVMVLVCFPLSVVWRQGKGDFFLGCLLMAEVSTPFVCLGKILIQYKQQHTLLHKVNGALMLLSFLCCRVLLFPYLYWAYGRHAGLPLLAVPLALPVHVNLGAALLLAPQLYWFFLICRGACRLFRPRGSRPPSPCQTQD from the exons ATGCCTCTGCTCTTTGTACTGGGCTGTATCTTCTTCCCGCTGAGCTTTGCTGTCCTCTGCTGGGGTCTGCAGAATCATTCCAACCTGCGGATGGAGAAACAAGAGGCTGTTTTGGTGGCATCCAA GCTAGTGTCCTCTGTCCAAGCCGTAATGGCCTCCACTGCTGGCTACATCGTCTCCACCTCCTGCAAGCACATCATAGATGACCA ACACTGGCTCTCCTCCGCCTACACGCAGTTTGCAGTGCCCTACTTCATCTATGACATCTATGCTATGTTCCTGTGTCACTGGCACAAGCACCAGGTCAAGGGGCATGGAGGGGACGAAGGCAGCACCAGAGTCCCGGGCAGCACCTGGGCGGTGGCACGTGGTTACCTGCACAAGGAGTTCCTCATGGTGCTCCACCACGCCGTCATGGTGCTCGTGTGTTTCCCGCTGTcggtg GTGTGGCGTCAAGGGAAGGGAGACTTCTTTCTAGGCTGCTTGCTGATGGCAGAGGTCAGCACCCCCTTCGTCTGCCTTGGCAAGATTCTCATCCAG TACAAACAGCAGCACACGCTGCTGCACAAGGTGAACGGGGCCCTGATGCTGCTCAGCTTCCTCTGCTGCCGGGTGCTGCTCTTCCCCTACTTGTACTGGGCCTACGGGCGGCACGCGGGCCTGCCCCTGCTCGCCGTGCCCCTCGCCCTCCCGGTCCACGTCAACCTGGGCGCCGCGCTGCTCCTCGCCCCGCAGCTCTACTGGTTCTTCCTCATCTGCCGCGGGGCCTGCCGCCTCTTCCGGCCCCGGGGCTCCCGGCCGCCCTCTCCCTGTCAGACCCAGGACTGA
- the TLCD3B gene encoding ceramide synthase isoform X3, whose product MLTPMVAGGVVFPGLFLLSKNTLQRLPQLRWEEADAVIVSARLVSSVQAVMASTAGYIVSTSCKHIIDDQHWLSSAYTQFAVPYFIYDIYAMFLCHWHKHQVKGHGGDEGSTRVPGSTWAVARGYLHKEFLMVLHHAVMVLVCFPLSVVWRQGKGDFFLGCLLMAEVSTPFVCLGKILIQYKQQHTLLHKVNGALMLLSFLCCRVLLFPYLYWAYGRHAGLPLLAVPLALPVHVNLGAALLLAPQLYWFFLICRGACRLFRPRGSRPPSPCQTQD is encoded by the exons ATGCTGACCCCCATGGTGGCCGGGGGGGTGGTGTTCCCCGGACTCTTTCTCCTCTCCAAGAACACGCTCCAGCGGCTGCCCCAGCTGCGCTGGGAGGAGGCCGACGCGGTCATTGTCTCAGCCAG GCTAGTGTCCTCTGTCCAAGCCGTAATGGCCTCCACTGCTGGCTACATCGTCTCCACCTCCTGCAAGCACATCATAGATGACCA ACACTGGCTCTCCTCCGCCTACACGCAGTTTGCAGTGCCCTACTTCATCTATGACATCTATGCTATGTTCCTGTGTCACTGGCACAAGCACCAGGTCAAGGGGCATGGAGGGGACGAAGGCAGCACCAGAGTCCCGGGCAGCACCTGGGCGGTGGCACGTGGTTACCTGCACAAGGAGTTCCTCATGGTGCTCCACCACGCCGTCATGGTGCTCGTGTGTTTCCCGCTGTcggtg GTGTGGCGTCAAGGGAAGGGAGACTTCTTTCTAGGCTGCTTGCTGATGGCAGAGGTCAGCACCCCCTTCGTCTGCCTTGGCAAGATTCTCATCCAG TACAAACAGCAGCACACGCTGCTGCACAAGGTGAACGGGGCCCTGATGCTGCTCAGCTTCCTCTGCTGCCGGGTGCTGCTCTTCCCCTACTTGTACTGGGCCTACGGGCGGCACGCGGGCCTGCCCCTGCTCGCCGTGCCCCTCGCCCTCCCGGTCCACGTCAACCTGGGCGCCGCGCTGCTCCTCGCCCCGCAGCTCTACTGGTTCTTCCTCATCTGCCGCGGGGCCTGCCGCCTCTTCCGGCCCCGGGGCTCCCGGCCGCCCTCTCCCTGTCAGACCCAGGACTGA
- the C33H16orf92 gene encoding fertilization-influencing membrane protein: MRPRQWVWVWMWLLGLGSLESAPSLERAKASGRGAKSPLFLDRPDFFDYPDSDQAKLLAVAQFIGEKPVIFANSGSDSRLFHHILVGALLVAFFFLLFQFCTHMSCEKGA; the protein is encoded by the exons ATGAGGCCAAGgcagtgggtgtgggtgtggatgTGGCTGCTTGGGCTGGGGTCCCTAGAATCAG cacccagTCTGGAACGTGCCAAGGCCTCGGGCCGGGGAGCAAAGTCTCCGCTCTTCCTAGACAGACCTGACTTCTTTGATTACCCAGACTCAGACCAAGCCAAGCTCCTGGCCGTGGCCCAGTTCATTGGAGAGAAACCTGTCATCTTTGCTAACTCAG GTTCTGACTCCAGGCTCTTCCATCACATCCTGGTGGGTGCTCTGCTGGTGGCCTTCTTCTTCCTGCTTTTCCAGTTCTGCACTCACAT GAGCTGTGAGAAAGGGGCCTAA
- the DOC2A gene encoding double C2-like domain-containing protein alpha isoform X2 produces MATRPVVYPVDPGGRPAESGGARLRGLGAGARVSREELGNTGLFSLRVPGGAGCPCVCERVSAKFSGGCFMRGRRGDRMAINIQEHMAINVCPGPIRPIRQISDYFPRRGPGLEGGGGGFGEAPAHLAPLALAPPAALLGATTPEEGAEVDSYDSDDTTALGTLEFDLLYDQASCTLHCSILRAKGLKPMDFNGLADPYVKLHLLPGACKANKLKTKTRRNTLNPVWNEDLTYSGITVDDITHKVLRISVCDEDKLSHNEFIGEIRVPLRRLKPSQKKHFNICLERQLASPSSMSAALRGISCYLKELEQAEQGPGLLEERGRILLSLSYSSRRRGLLVGIVRCAHLAAMDVNGYSDPYVKTYLRPDVDKKSKHKTCVKKKTLNPEFNEEFFYDMELSTLATKTLEVTVWDYDIGKSNDFIGGVSLGPGARGEARRHWSDCLQQPDAALERWHTLTSQLPPAAGALPSA; encoded by the exons ATGGCAACTAGGCCGGTGGTCTACCCTGTAGACCCGGGAGGGAGGCCAGCAGAGAGCGGCGGAGCGAGGCTCCGCGGGCTGGGCGCGGGGGCTCGGGTCTCCAGGGAGGAGTTGGGGAACACCGGGCTGTTCTCGCTGAGGGTTCCTGGTGGCGCAGGTTGTCCGTGTGTTTGCGAGCGTGTGTCTGCGAAGTTCTCCGGG GGGTGCTTCATGAGGGGCCGCAGGGGCGACCGCATGGCCATCAACATCCAGGAGCACATGGCCATCAACGTGTGCCCGGGGCCCATCCGGCCCATCCGCCAGATCTCCGACTACTTCCCCCGCCGGGGACCCGGCCTCGAAGGGGGTGGCGGGGGCTTCGGAGAGGCCCCTGCTCATCTGGCCCCCTTGGCCCTGGCCCCCCCGGCGGCCCTCCTTGGGGCCACCACGCCCGAGGAGGGAGCCGAGGTGGACAGCTACGACTCGGATGATACCA ccGCCCTGGGCACGCTGGAGTTTGACCTTCTCTACGACCAGGCTTCCTGCACTCTGCACTGTAGTATCCTCAGGGCTAAG GGCCTCAAGCCCATGGATTTCAATGGCCTGGCTGACCCCTATGTCAAGCTGCACCTGCTGCCTGGAGCCTGCAAG GCCAATAAACTAAAAACTAAGACTCGGAGGAACACGCTGAATCCCGTGTGGAACGAGGACCTGACGTATAGCGGGATCACGGTTGATGACATCACGCACAAGGTGCTCAG GATCTCCGTCTGTGATGAAgacaagctgagccacaacgaGTTCATTGGGGAGATCCGAGTACCCCTCCGCCGCCTCAAGCCTTCACAGAAGAAGCATTTTAATATCTGCCTCGAGCGCCAG CTGGCTTCACCCTCTTCCATGTCTGCTGCGCTGAGGGGCATCTCCTGTTACCTGAAGGAG CTGGAGCAGGCGGAGCAGGGGCCGGGGCTGCTGGAGGAGCGTGGGCGCATCCTGCTGAGCCTCAGCTACAGCTCTCGGCGCCGCGGGCTGCTGGTGGGCATCGTGCGCTGTGCCCACCTGGCTGCCATGGACGTCAACGGCTACTCCGACCCCTATGTCAAGAC GTACCTGAGGCCGGATGTGGATAAGAAATCCAAGCATAAAACATGTGTGAAGAAGAAGACTCTCAACCCAGAATTTAATGAG GAGTTCTTCTATGATATGGAGCTCTCCACTCTGGCCACTAAGACTCTGGAAGTCACAGTCTGGGACTATGACATCGGCAAATCCAACGACTTCATCG GTGGCGTGTCCTTGGGCCCAGGCGCCCGGGGAGAGGCCCGGAGGCACTGGAGTGACTGTCTGCAGCAGCCGGATGCAGCCCTGGAACGCTGGCACACTCTGACCAGCCAGCTGCCCCCCGCGGCCGGGGCTCTGCCCTCAGCCTGA
- the DOC2A gene encoding double C2-like domain-containing protein alpha isoform X1 yields MATRPVVYPVDPGGRPAESGGARLRGLGAGARVSREELGNTGLFSLRVPGGAGCPCVCERVSAKFSGGCFMRGRRGDRMAINIQEHMAINVCPGPIRPIRQISDYFPRRGPGLEGGGGGFGEAPAHLAPLALAPPAALLGATTPEEGAEVDSYDSDDTTALGTLEFDLLYDQASCTLHCSILRAKGLKPMDFNGLADPYVKLHLLPGACKANKLKTKTRRNTLNPVWNEDLTYSGITVDDITHKVLRISVCDEDKLSHNEFIGEIRVPLRRLKPSQKKHFNICLERQVPLASPSSMSAALRGISCYLKELEQAEQGPGLLEERGRILLSLSYSSRRRGLLVGIVRCAHLAAMDVNGYSDPYVKTYLRPDVDKKSKHKTCVKKKTLNPEFNEEFFYDMELSTLATKTLEVTVWDYDIGKSNDFIGGVSLGPGARGEARRHWSDCLQQPDAALERWHTLTSQLPPAAGALPSA; encoded by the exons ATGGCAACTAGGCCGGTGGTCTACCCTGTAGACCCGGGAGGGAGGCCAGCAGAGAGCGGCGGAGCGAGGCTCCGCGGGCTGGGCGCGGGGGCTCGGGTCTCCAGGGAGGAGTTGGGGAACACCGGGCTGTTCTCGCTGAGGGTTCCTGGTGGCGCAGGTTGTCCGTGTGTTTGCGAGCGTGTGTCTGCGAAGTTCTCCGGG GGGTGCTTCATGAGGGGCCGCAGGGGCGACCGCATGGCCATCAACATCCAGGAGCACATGGCCATCAACGTGTGCCCGGGGCCCATCCGGCCCATCCGCCAGATCTCCGACTACTTCCCCCGCCGGGGACCCGGCCTCGAAGGGGGTGGCGGGGGCTTCGGAGAGGCCCCTGCTCATCTGGCCCCCTTGGCCCTGGCCCCCCCGGCGGCCCTCCTTGGGGCCACCACGCCCGAGGAGGGAGCCGAGGTGGACAGCTACGACTCGGATGATACCA ccGCCCTGGGCACGCTGGAGTTTGACCTTCTCTACGACCAGGCTTCCTGCACTCTGCACTGTAGTATCCTCAGGGCTAAG GGCCTCAAGCCCATGGATTTCAATGGCCTGGCTGACCCCTATGTCAAGCTGCACCTGCTGCCTGGAGCCTGCAAG GCCAATAAACTAAAAACTAAGACTCGGAGGAACACGCTGAATCCCGTGTGGAACGAGGACCTGACGTATAGCGGGATCACGGTTGATGACATCACGCACAAGGTGCTCAG GATCTCCGTCTGTGATGAAgacaagctgagccacaacgaGTTCATTGGGGAGATCCGAGTACCCCTCCGCCGCCTCAAGCCTTCACAGAAGAAGCATTTTAATATCTGCCTCGAGCGCCAGGTCCCG CTGGCTTCACCCTCTTCCATGTCTGCTGCGCTGAGGGGCATCTCCTGTTACCTGAAGGAG CTGGAGCAGGCGGAGCAGGGGCCGGGGCTGCTGGAGGAGCGTGGGCGCATCCTGCTGAGCCTCAGCTACAGCTCTCGGCGCCGCGGGCTGCTGGTGGGCATCGTGCGCTGTGCCCACCTGGCTGCCATGGACGTCAACGGCTACTCCGACCCCTATGTCAAGAC GTACCTGAGGCCGGATGTGGATAAGAAATCCAAGCATAAAACATGTGTGAAGAAGAAGACTCTCAACCCAGAATTTAATGAG GAGTTCTTCTATGATATGGAGCTCTCCACTCTGGCCACTAAGACTCTGGAAGTCACAGTCTGGGACTATGACATCGGCAAATCCAACGACTTCATCG GTGGCGTGTCCTTGGGCCCAGGCGCCCGGGGAGAGGCCCGGAGGCACTGGAGTGACTGTCTGCAGCAGCCGGATGCAGCCCTGGAACGCTGGCACACTCTGACCAGCCAGCTGCCCCCCGCGGCCGGGGCTCTGCCCTCAGCCTGA
- the DOC2A gene encoding double C2-like domain-containing protein alpha isoform X3: MRGRRGDRMAINIQEHMAINVCPGPIRPIRQISDYFPRRGPGLEGGGGGFGEAPAHLAPLALAPPAALLGATTPEEGAEVDSYDSDDTTALGTLEFDLLYDQASCTLHCSILRAKGLKPMDFNGLADPYVKLHLLPGACKANKLKTKTRRNTLNPVWNEDLTYSGITVDDITHKVLRISVCDEDKLSHNEFIGEIRVPLRRLKPSQKKHFNICLERQVPLASPSSMSAALRGISCYLKELEQAEQGPGLLEERGRILLSLSYSSRRRGLLVGIVRCAHLAAMDVNGYSDPYVKTYLRPDVDKKSKHKTCVKKKTLNPEFNEEFFYDMELSTLATKTLEVTVWDYDIGKSNDFIGGVSLGPGARGEARRHWSDCLQQPDAALERWHTLTSQLPPAAGALPSA; this comes from the exons ATGAGGGGCCGCAGGGGCGACCGCATGGCCATCAACATCCAGGAGCACATGGCCATCAACGTGTGCCCGGGGCCCATCCGGCCCATCCGCCAGATCTCCGACTACTTCCCCCGCCGGGGACCCGGCCTCGAAGGGGGTGGCGGGGGCTTCGGAGAGGCCCCTGCTCATCTGGCCCCCTTGGCCCTGGCCCCCCCGGCGGCCCTCCTTGGGGCCACCACGCCCGAGGAGGGAGCCGAGGTGGACAGCTACGACTCGGATGATACCA ccGCCCTGGGCACGCTGGAGTTTGACCTTCTCTACGACCAGGCTTCCTGCACTCTGCACTGTAGTATCCTCAGGGCTAAG GGCCTCAAGCCCATGGATTTCAATGGCCTGGCTGACCCCTATGTCAAGCTGCACCTGCTGCCTGGAGCCTGCAAG GCCAATAAACTAAAAACTAAGACTCGGAGGAACACGCTGAATCCCGTGTGGAACGAGGACCTGACGTATAGCGGGATCACGGTTGATGACATCACGCACAAGGTGCTCAG GATCTCCGTCTGTGATGAAgacaagctgagccacaacgaGTTCATTGGGGAGATCCGAGTACCCCTCCGCCGCCTCAAGCCTTCACAGAAGAAGCATTTTAATATCTGCCTCGAGCGCCAGGTCCCG CTGGCTTCACCCTCTTCCATGTCTGCTGCGCTGAGGGGCATCTCCTGTTACCTGAAGGAG CTGGAGCAGGCGGAGCAGGGGCCGGGGCTGCTGGAGGAGCGTGGGCGCATCCTGCTGAGCCTCAGCTACAGCTCTCGGCGCCGCGGGCTGCTGGTGGGCATCGTGCGCTGTGCCCACCTGGCTGCCATGGACGTCAACGGCTACTCCGACCCCTATGTCAAGAC GTACCTGAGGCCGGATGTGGATAAGAAATCCAAGCATAAAACATGTGTGAAGAAGAAGACTCTCAACCCAGAATTTAATGAG GAGTTCTTCTATGATATGGAGCTCTCCACTCTGGCCACTAAGACTCTGGAAGTCACAGTCTGGGACTATGACATCGGCAAATCCAACGACTTCATCG GTGGCGTGTCCTTGGGCCCAGGCGCCCGGGGAGAGGCCCGGAGGCACTGGAGTGACTGTCTGCAGCAGCCGGATGCAGCCCTGGAACGCTGGCACACTCTGACCAGCCAGCTGCCCCCCGCGGCCGGGGCTCTGCCCTCAGCCTGA